A stretch of Leucobacter aridicollis DNA encodes these proteins:
- a CDS encoding ABC transporter ATP-binding protein, which translates to MADSVTVPRPWLLSAEGLTKSFGPTHALVDADFTIFPGEAVAIMGPSGSGKSTLLHALAGIEPADSGTVILRRTAATGSSDAGFDDLATLSDAARSALRLRRFGFVFQHGMLVPELRAWENVALPLLLAGASRDTARHRAADELERLGLAGLEDRRIGQLSGGEAQRVAIARALAPRPTLIFADEPTGALDSVTAGGVLDALLASSTGPARALLIVTHDEGVAARCDRVVRLRDGSVEARS; encoded by the coding sequence ATGGCCGACTCCGTCACCGTCCCCCGCCCGTGGCTTCTCAGCGCCGAAGGCCTCACTAAATCGTTCGGACCAACGCACGCACTCGTCGACGCCGACTTCACCATATTTCCGGGCGAGGCCGTCGCGATCATGGGCCCGTCGGGGTCAGGCAAGTCGACGCTGCTGCACGCGCTCGCGGGGATCGAGCCGGCGGACTCCGGCACTGTCATACTTCGTCGGACAGCTGCAACGGGGAGCTCCGACGCTGGCTTCGATGACCTCGCCACTCTGAGCGACGCCGCCCGTTCCGCCCTCCGGCTGCGGCGCTTCGGGTTCGTCTTTCAGCACGGCATGCTGGTGCCCGAACTCCGCGCATGGGAGAACGTCGCGCTTCCACTGCTGCTTGCTGGCGCGTCCCGAGATACGGCGAGGCATCGGGCCGCCGACGAACTCGAACGGCTGGGTCTCGCCGGGCTTGAAGATAGGCGCATCGGCCAGCTCTCGGGCGGCGAGGCGCAGCGGGTGGCCATCGCCCGTGCCCTAGCGCCCCGCCCAACGTTGATCTTCGCCGATGAGCCGACCGGCGCGCTCGACTCCGTCACCGCTGGCGGTGTGCTCGACGCGCTTCTTGCGTCGAGCACGGGCCCGGCCCGGGCGCTCCTCATCGTCACCCATGACGAAGGTGTCGCCGCGCGCTGCGACCGTGTTGTCCGATTGCGTGACGGCAGCGTGGAGGCTCGCTCGTGA
- a CDS encoding FtsX-like permease family protein, which produces MTAHAFLILARPAGKSGTIAAMQLAAAALTTILTFAVALLARAYWSVPSPEPGYPILAVGLAGALLVPLITLGGSTARLAARSRDDRLATLRLLGASAGTVRRLAVAEATLMAAAGVAAGTGLSVALPAALGGLTVHGSPFREASYHLPWWVTAALPPALIAVAAMSALLGLRRVTLSPLGVRTRQDAPRLSWLRAVAGVAVVVAAVVLVQISSPGWGTAALVAAFALTTLALMAVLGLVGPLAIGVTARVTAARTADASSLVAARGVADDPRAAWRSVSSLALASFVLLPAGSLLGYLDTISRSESRAIMTTDQLLLFADTRTMLLALTAVSFVVVSCQIAITQTAAILERRDLYIALDRLGMPRTALERARRVRVLRPALIAVGGSAAVASVVAAPLVLVAATVAPLFLVSAVAILGLGLLLVWIGVAATRPVLSRALTAPSRGE; this is translated from the coding sequence GTGACCGCCCACGCCTTCCTCATCCTGGCGAGGCCGGCTGGCAAGTCTGGCACCATCGCGGCGATGCAACTTGCCGCGGCGGCCCTCACCACGATCCTCACGTTCGCCGTTGCCCTGCTTGCCCGGGCATATTGGAGCGTGCCCTCGCCGGAGCCGGGGTACCCCATCCTTGCTGTCGGTCTCGCCGGCGCGCTCCTCGTTCCACTCATCACGCTCGGAGGCTCGACGGCGCGGCTCGCAGCGCGGAGCCGCGACGACAGATTGGCGACGCTTCGGCTGCTCGGCGCTTCAGCCGGCACGGTCCGGCGACTCGCCGTCGCGGAGGCGACACTGATGGCTGCGGCGGGCGTCGCAGCGGGCACTGGGCTCTCAGTTGCGCTCCCTGCTGCGCTGGGCGGGCTCACCGTCCACGGGTCCCCCTTCCGCGAGGCCTCATATCACTTGCCGTGGTGGGTGACCGCAGCGCTCCCGCCGGCCCTCATCGCGGTCGCAGCGATGAGCGCACTGCTCGGCCTCCGGCGAGTCACGCTCTCACCGCTCGGGGTTCGCACACGGCAGGACGCGCCTCGATTGAGCTGGCTGCGTGCCGTCGCAGGAGTTGCAGTGGTCGTCGCAGCCGTCGTATTAGTGCAGATTTCGTCGCCTGGCTGGGGCACTGCCGCGCTCGTCGCAGCGTTCGCGCTCACAACGCTTGCGCTCATGGCGGTGCTGGGATTGGTTGGCCCTCTCGCCATCGGAGTGACAGCCCGCGTGACCGCAGCCCGAACCGCCGATGCGTCGTCACTCGTGGCGGCGCGAGGCGTCGCCGACGATCCGCGTGCAGCCTGGCGCAGCGTCTCTTCGCTCGCGCTTGCGAGCTTTGTGCTCCTGCCAGCGGGATCGCTGCTCGGATACCTTGACACGATCAGCCGCAGCGAGAGTCGCGCGATCATGACGACGGACCAGCTGCTGCTTTTTGCCGACACGCGGACGATGCTGCTCGCGCTCACCGCCGTGTCGTTCGTGGTTGTGTCATGCCAGATCGCCATCACTCAAACGGCCGCGATTCTCGAACGTCGAGACCTCTACATTGCGCTGGATCGACTCGGCATGCCGAGGACGGCGCTCGAACGTGCGCGGCGCGTGCGCGTGTTGCGTCCGGCCCTCATCGCCGTTGGCGGGTCTGCCGCCGTCGCCTCGGTCGTCGCCGCGCCGCTCGTGTTGGTTGCCGCCACCGTCGCGCCGCTCTTTCTTGTCTCGGCTGTCGCGATCCTCGGGCTCGGACTGTTACTCGTGTGGATCGGCGTCGCTGCCACACGTCCCGTCCTTAGCCGGGCGCTGACGGCTCCGTCGCGCGGTGAGTAG
- a CDS encoding glycosyltransferase → MSLSTFPFPRLVQTWQRLLDAVVDLPVRVTATTGHALDSETLRAPPHVRLLAWSDRAELMPDASVVVTHGGHGTTLAALAHGVPVLVVPLDLSSDQPGIGRAVERAGVGISLRRGASVAAVRAALSKLIDDTETRRRARELGARLREYDGAVAGAEALIAALPPTHRATEPSAPG, encoded by the coding sequence ATGAGCCTGAGCACGTTTCCGTTTCCGCGTCTCGTGCAGACGTGGCAGCGACTTCTCGACGCCGTCGTCGACCTTCCTGTTCGAGTAACCGCAACGACGGGCCACGCCCTCGACTCGGAAACGCTACGGGCCCCGCCGCACGTCAGGCTCTTGGCGTGGTCAGATCGTGCCGAACTGATGCCGGATGCCTCCGTCGTTGTTACCCACGGCGGTCACGGAACAACACTCGCTGCGCTCGCGCATGGAGTCCCCGTGCTTGTCGTACCGCTCGATCTGAGCTCGGACCAGCCTGGAATCGGCCGCGCCGTTGAGCGGGCAGGAGTCGGGATCTCACTCCGCCGTGGTGCCTCTGTAGCCGCGGTGCGCGCGGCGTTATCGAAACTGATCGACGACACTGAGACCCGGAGACGTGCGCGGGAACTCGGAGCGCGGTTGCGTGAATATGACGGCGCGGTCGCGGGCGCGGAAGCACTCATCGCAGCGCTTCCGCCTACTCACCGCGCGACGGAGCCGTCAGCGCCCGGCTAA
- a CDS encoding GNAT family N-acetyltransferase codes for MNNQQTATLPEVRAAIDALDGQIVELIATRQRWVEAAGALKSDTQAVRAPDRVEQVIAKVRGLAVDHGASPEVVEAAYRALISAFIQHELAVHERSLEHARETDLTIRPTHGPDEFPALVAIWRSAVRATHDFLAEDDFARIEGQLADAYFPAVTLVVAERDGKPLGFAGVANGGLEMLFVDDAARGTGVGSALLAHTIERLGVTRVDVNEQNPGAHGFYVSRGFEEVGRSELDGDGRPYPILHLALAAR; via the coding sequence ATGAATAACCAGCAGACCGCTACGCTCCCCGAGGTACGAGCCGCCATCGACGCGCTCGACGGTCAGATTGTCGAGCTGATCGCGACCCGGCAGCGTTGGGTCGAGGCCGCGGGAGCGCTGAAGAGCGATACGCAGGCGGTGCGTGCGCCGGATCGGGTCGAGCAGGTGATCGCCAAGGTCCGCGGGCTCGCGGTCGACCACGGGGCATCGCCCGAGGTCGTCGAGGCCGCCTACCGCGCCCTCATTTCGGCGTTCATTCAGCACGAGCTCGCCGTGCATGAGCGCAGTCTCGAACACGCGCGCGAGACGGATCTGACGATCCGGCCCACGCACGGGCCCGATGAGTTCCCGGCACTCGTGGCAATCTGGCGGAGCGCGGTGCGCGCGACCCACGACTTTCTCGCCGAAGACGACTTCGCGCGCATCGAGGGGCAGCTTGCCGACGCCTACTTCCCGGCCGTGACGCTCGTCGTCGCCGAGCGGGACGGGAAGCCACTCGGGTTCGCGGGGGTTGCCAACGGCGGCCTCGAGATGCTCTTTGTCGACGACGCCGCACGTGGCACCGGGGTGGGGAGCGCGCTGCTTGCTCACACGATCGAGCGGCTCGGCGTGACGAGGGTTGACGTCAACGAGCAGAACCCGGGCGCTCACGGCTTCTACGTGAGCCGCGGCTTCGAAGAAGTGGGACGCAGCGAGCTCGACGGCGACGGGCGACCGTACCCGATCCTCCACCTGGCGCTCGCTGCGCGCTGA
- a CDS encoding glycosyltransferase: MTIPPLPAEPTDPTPEVSQASHASRASPTISVVIPMHNEARIIARCLRALEAQTEPADEIVVVDNCCTDRSAAIARRFPGVRVVDEPRAGVTFARTTGFDAARSDVIARIDADTIVPPDWIARLRSDFRDPTLDGQGGGAAIAELSPGEHFWFAWWYRGFRAWHQRSIGVRPMLYGFNSAFRRHAWLEARPLVGLGDEQVSEDVDVTIALLRTGHRLRYAPDLIVRARLFRSIDRKKLSRYYETDSLTLARHRYGNRKRWAGRIT; this comes from the coding sequence GTGACGATTCCGCCGCTTCCAGCCGAGCCCACCGACCCGACCCCTGAGGTCAGCCAGGCGAGCCACGCCAGCCGGGCCAGCCCGACCATCTCGGTCGTGATCCCGATGCACAATGAGGCCAGGATCATCGCCCGTTGCCTCCGCGCGCTCGAGGCGCAGACGGAGCCGGCCGACGAGATCGTCGTCGTCGACAACTGCTGCACGGACAGGAGCGCCGCAATCGCGCGGCGATTCCCCGGGGTGCGGGTGGTGGACGAGCCCCGCGCGGGCGTCACGTTCGCGCGCACGACGGGCTTCGACGCGGCCCGCTCCGATGTCATCGCCCGGATCGACGCAGACACCATCGTGCCGCCGGACTGGATCGCACGCCTCCGATCCGACTTTCGCGATCCCACCCTCGACGGTCAGGGCGGGGGCGCCGCGATCGCGGAACTCTCCCCCGGTGAACACTTCTGGTTCGCCTGGTGGTATCGCGGGTTTCGGGCGTGGCACCAGCGCAGCATTGGCGTGCGTCCCATGCTCTACGGCTTCAATAGTGCGTTCCGCAGGCACGCGTGGTTGGAAGCACGGCCCCTTGTCGGGCTCGGTGACGAGCAGGTGAGCGAGGACGTCGACGTGACGATCGCGCTGCTTCGCACCGGGCACCGGCTGCGCTACGCTCCCGACCTCATCGTGCGGGCTCGGCTGTTTCGCTCAATCGACAGGAAGAAACTCAGCCGGTATTACGAGACCGACAGTTTGACGCTCGCCCGACACCGCTACGGCAATCGGAAGCGATGGGCGGGACGCATCACGTGA
- a CDS encoding lysylphosphatidylglycerol synthase transmembrane domain-containing protein: MSPRWVRSPRFWVSTVTLLLVAGIVIAAWPTMVDAARSLPLANPWIMALLVPVQLASFAVTGEALFAYLRARGELRGMRPLTAMRMSLEFNFANHMLPSGGAAGITYASWKLAGMGVPPARGTLAQLARFAVTFVSFSIMLLAAATWLLASGQGTPAVLWSAAGVGALALGATGGGALLLRRRRPLHRVAGVVIRVANWGAHIIGRPAVVRTETVVRFFDGLHVELREILRDPRALRAPFAWSFLVHVCDAGLFWIALAAFGLRADPALVFVAYGLATVASMVVTTPNGVGAYEVVMIGLLVAGGLPSALTVAAITLARAILLVGTIVFGWAFYQHSVARGGRRAP, translated from the coding sequence GTGAGCCCCCGCTGGGTGCGCTCTCCCCGGTTCTGGGTGAGCACCGTCACGCTGCTCCTCGTCGCGGGGATCGTCATCGCTGCCTGGCCGACAATGGTCGACGCGGCACGCAGTCTCCCGCTCGCGAATCCGTGGATTATGGCCCTCCTCGTTCCCGTCCAGCTCGCGAGCTTCGCGGTCACCGGCGAGGCGCTGTTCGCCTACCTGCGAGCTCGGGGCGAGCTACGCGGAATGCGGCCGCTCACGGCGATGAGAATGTCGCTCGAGTTCAACTTCGCGAACCATATGCTGCCCTCGGGCGGCGCGGCGGGGATCACGTATGCGAGCTGGAAGCTCGCGGGCATGGGGGTCCCTCCAGCCCGCGGGACGCTCGCGCAGCTCGCCCGGTTCGCGGTGACGTTCGTGTCCTTCAGCATCATGCTGCTTGCCGCGGCAACCTGGCTGCTCGCGAGCGGTCAGGGAACCCCCGCGGTGCTCTGGTCGGCCGCGGGTGTCGGCGCGCTCGCGCTTGGCGCGACTGGCGGCGGCGCGCTGCTGCTGCGTCGCCGGCGCCCACTGCATCGCGTCGCGGGCGTCGTCATTCGGGTCGCGAACTGGGGCGCACACATCATCGGCAGGCCCGCCGTCGTGCGGACGGAGACTGTCGTACGTTTCTTCGACGGGCTGCACGTCGAGCTGCGAGAGATCCTTCGCGACCCGCGCGCGCTGCGTGCCCCGTTCGCGTGGTCGTTCCTCGTACACGTCTGCGACGCCGGCCTGTTCTGGATCGCGCTCGCCGCATTCGGTCTACGCGCGGATCCCGCGCTGGTCTTCGTCGCGTACGGTCTCGCGACCGTCGCGAGCATGGTCGTCACCACGCCAAACGGCGTCGGCGCGTACGAGGTCGTCATGATCGGCCTGCTCGTGGCGGGCGGGCTCCCGAGTGCGCTCACTGTCGCCGCGATCACGCTCGCGCGCGCGATCCTGCTCGTCGGCACGATCGTCTTCGGGTGGGCCTTCTACCAACACAGCGTGGCGCGAGGCGGGCGGCGCGCGCCCTGA
- a CDS encoding flavin monoamine oxidase family protein produces the protein MAHVSRRSLLVGAAAVAGLATAGIIAGNAINGRPGGDERGGDWDVIVVGAGSAGIGAARRLVDQRPSLRVAIVEARDRIGGRMFTDRTSMGIPVERGCELVHGGPYADTYPWIKEAGFDMRMFTKNYIRLDGVADSSPSHAWHAPDAPVSWTFPAGIPDGLAKFDPAGEGRPLPEVLPREKADAYLSRLGVAPDNIPSGLRYLLTDDAEPLYATDAAAVGEALTACIRYSLHPEDAPEPEQLEPDDPERNDGDYKIIGGYDQLLTFIADDIPVFLDTIVESVQHSKNGVELLTSQGTMSARRLVMAVPAGVMQRRDIDFSAGLPDRKWVAFDEFQYSHIFKCLLEFDGHVFTPDGSSSWGYAESMDLTPTTLWNASIAQPDYGGQVIVGWETGEAARELHALPLEQKHEAVLDVVRKSAGDPGLQYKKALMTDWANEPFSWGAYGHGGNETDMSAPTDDVVFWAGMRTSTVTASYVSGVDQADELLKHL, from the coding sequence ATGGCTCACGTCTCACGTCGCAGCCTCTTGGTCGGGGCCGCCGCGGTCGCAGGCCTCGCCACCGCTGGCATCATCGCGGGGAACGCCATCAACGGGCGACCCGGCGGTGACGAGCGCGGCGGCGACTGGGACGTCATCGTTGTGGGTGCCGGGTCCGCCGGAATCGGGGCGGCCCGGCGCCTCGTCGATCAACGTCCGAGTCTTCGGGTCGCGATCGTTGAGGCCCGGGACCGGATCGGCGGGCGCATGTTCACCGATCGCACCTCGATGGGGATCCCGGTCGAGCGGGGATGCGAGCTTGTGCACGGCGGCCCCTACGCTGACACCTATCCCTGGATCAAGGAGGCCGGGTTCGACATGCGGATGTTCACCAAGAACTACATTCGCTTGGACGGCGTGGCGGACAGCTCGCCCTCCCACGCGTGGCACGCCCCGGACGCACCAGTGTCGTGGACGTTCCCCGCGGGCATCCCAGACGGCCTCGCGAAGTTCGACCCCGCGGGGGAGGGGCGCCCGCTGCCGGAGGTGCTGCCGCGTGAGAAGGCGGACGCCTACCTGTCGCGGCTGGGCGTTGCACCCGATAACATCCCGAGCGGGCTCCGGTACCTGCTGACCGACGACGCCGAACCGCTGTACGCGACCGACGCCGCGGCGGTCGGCGAGGCGCTGACCGCGTGCATCCGCTACTCGCTACACCCTGAGGACGCGCCGGAGCCCGAGCAGCTCGAGCCGGACGACCCGGAGCGCAACGACGGCGACTACAAGATCATCGGCGGCTACGACCAGCTGCTGACCTTCATCGCCGACGATATTCCGGTGTTTCTCGACACCATCGTGGAATCAGTGCAGCATTCGAAGAACGGCGTTGAGCTTCTGACGTCGCAGGGCACCATGTCCGCGCGCCGTCTGGTCATGGCCGTTCCCGCCGGGGTGATGCAGCGCAGAGACATCGACTTCTCCGCCGGGCTGCCCGACCGCAAGTGGGTGGCGTTCGACGAGTTCCAGTACAGCCACATCTTCAAGTGCCTGCTCGAATTCGACGGGCACGTGTTCACGCCCGACGGCAGCTCGAGCTGGGGCTACGCCGAGTCGATGGACCTCACCCCGACAACGCTGTGGAACGCATCGATCGCGCAACCCGACTACGGCGGGCAGGTCATCGTCGGCTGGGAGACGGGAGAAGCCGCGCGCGAACTTCACGCGCTGCCGCTCGAGCAGAAGCACGAGGCGGTCTTGGACGTCGTGCGTAAGAGCGCGGGCGACCCCGGGCTGCAGTACAAGAAGGCCCTCATGACAGACTGGGCGAACGAGCCCTTCAGCTGGGGAGCCTACGGGCACGGCGGCAACGAGACAGACATGTCAGCACCGACCGATGATGTGGTGTTCTGGGCGGGGATGCGAACGAGCACGGTGACGGCGTCATACGTGTCGGGCGTCGACCAGGCCGACGAGCTGCTGAAGCACCTGTAG
- a CDS encoding MFS transporter: MTKTSPTTKWVMLSLSYLVLIACFIPYIGWTPSLLEISEELSLSASQAGLLASITALVGGIILPFAGVIGDKIGIKKIILVGLVAAIIGQFVFALAPDYGMLMLGRAISGLGVGLLFVGPYTMAINWFERERKSGIALGVMFTTDGIGSVFALYLFAIVLVAFGWRTGSTIGGVFLIVVLVIAALFLKDVPPAQADEAAQESDTSGRSAISWLFSRNVLVAAAFFIGEWGIFAVVAVWMPTILIEDAGWSTTAAGFFASCYVLAGVATSIIFGLISDSLGKRKNLILLAGLAMTLFMGALTVSIASGNYVFAAICLPLVGLGVYTGMPLALALATESVPGRMAGAVNGFVLGIGFIVGGFVYPYVMGLVKDSTGDYVLGFVGMVVATALLNLCFPFLAKDVRRAQPAEALAR, from the coding sequence ATGACTAAGACGAGCCCCACAACCAAGTGGGTGATGCTGAGCCTGTCCTACCTGGTTCTCATCGCCTGCTTCATCCCCTACATCGGATGGACCCCGAGCCTGCTCGAGATCTCCGAAGAGCTGTCGCTCAGCGCGAGCCAGGCCGGCCTGCTCGCCTCGATCACCGCCCTCGTCGGCGGCATCATCCTGCCCTTCGCCGGGGTGATCGGCGACAAGATCGGAATCAAGAAGATCATCCTCGTTGGCCTCGTCGCCGCGATCATCGGGCAGTTCGTCTTCGCCCTCGCGCCTGACTACGGCATGCTCATGCTCGGCCGCGCCATCAGCGGCCTCGGCGTCGGCCTGCTGTTCGTCGGCCCGTACACGATGGCGATCAACTGGTTCGAGCGCGAGCGCAAGAGCGGCATCGCGCTCGGCGTGATGTTCACGACCGACGGCATCGGCTCGGTGTTCGCGCTCTACCTGTTCGCAATCGTGCTCGTCGCGTTCGGCTGGCGCACTGGCTCGACTATCGGTGGGGTCTTCCTCATCGTCGTGCTCGTCATCGCGGCGCTCTTCCTGAAGGACGTTCCACCTGCCCAGGCCGATGAGGCCGCGCAGGAGTCAGACACCAGCGGCCGTTCCGCCATCAGCTGGCTGTTCAGCCGCAACGTCCTGGTCGCCGCAGCCTTCTTCATCGGCGAGTGGGGCATCTTCGCGGTCGTCGCGGTCTGGATGCCGACGATCCTCATCGAGGACGCCGGATGGTCGACGACCGCCGCGGGCTTCTTCGCGTCCTGCTACGTGCTCGCCGGCGTCGCGACGTCGATCATCTTTGGCCTCATCTCCGACAGCCTGGGTAAGCGGAAGAACCTGATCCTGCTCGCCGGTCTCGCGATGACGCTCTTCATGGGCGCCCTCACCGTGAGCATCGCCTCCGGAAACTACGTGTTTGCCGCGATCTGCCTGCCGCTCGTAGGCCTCGGGGTCTACACCGGCATGCCCCTCGCCCTGGCCCTCGCGACCGAGTCCGTGCCCGGGCGCATGGCTGGCGCGGTCAACGGCTTCGTGCTCGGCATCGGCTTCATCGTTGGCGGGTTCGTCTACCCGTATGTGATGGGCCTCGTGAAGGACTCCACAGGGGACTACGTGCTCGGGTTTGTTGGCATGGTGGTGGCCACCGCGCTCTTGAACCTCTGCTTCCCCTTCCTCGCGAAGGACGTGCGGCGCGCGCAACCGGCGGAGGCGCTCGCACGCTAA
- a CDS encoding M18 family aminopeptidase, whose protein sequence is MTETLLESRDDYINEFIGFVGSSPSSYHAARFSAAMLVSQGFTELIEDDAWGPVASGARGVVVRDGAVIAWRAGEGVSATSPVRVLGAHTDSPGFVLKPQPDFTAAGWSQAGVEVYGGPLINSWLDRDLGFAGRVVTRSGEERLVCTQAVARIPQLAIHLDREANSGLTLDRQRHTQPILAVSAPETSVIELLAAAANLPQPGEPFVAAPTAELKLDPARIAAADIAGTDVRLYDTQPASRIGAREEFLASPRLDNLSSTFAGLVALIETEPAPGTISVFASFDHEELGSETRSGAAGPFLEDVLVRLRAGLGATPDEAARALAASWCLSADAGHSVHPNYQEKHDPNVRPLAGNGPMLKVNANQRYASDAHGAALWQRACEAAGVQTQEFVSNNTVPCGSTIGPITATRIGIRTVDVGVPLLSMHSARELAHVDDLHGLARAIGAFYAGA, encoded by the coding sequence ATGACCGAGACGCTGCTTGAGAGTCGCGACGACTACATCAATGAGTTCATCGGGTTCGTAGGATCATCGCCGAGCTCGTACCACGCGGCGCGATTCTCGGCAGCGATGCTCGTGAGCCAGGGCTTCACCGAGCTCATCGAAGACGACGCGTGGGGGCCGGTCGCATCCGGCGCCCGCGGCGTCGTCGTGCGCGACGGCGCGGTCATCGCATGGCGGGCGGGGGAGGGCGTCTCCGCGACGAGCCCCGTGCGCGTGCTCGGCGCGCACACGGATTCCCCCGGCTTCGTCCTGAAGCCGCAGCCCGACTTCACGGCAGCTGGCTGGTCGCAGGCCGGGGTCGAGGTCTACGGCGGGCCGCTCATCAACTCGTGGCTCGACCGGGACCTCGGCTTCGCGGGGCGCGTCGTCACCCGCTCGGGCGAGGAGCGCCTCGTATGCACGCAGGCCGTCGCGCGAATCCCGCAGCTCGCGATCCACCTCGACCGCGAGGCGAACTCGGGCCTCACGCTCGATCGGCAGCGCCACACGCAGCCGATCCTCGCGGTCTCGGCGCCCGAGACGTCGGTGATTGAGCTGCTCGCGGCCGCGGCGAACTTGCCGCAACCGGGCGAGCCCTTCGTTGCGGCTCCGACTGCTGAGTTGAAGCTGGATCCGGCGCGGATCGCGGCCGCCGACATCGCGGGCACCGACGTGCGGCTGTATGACACGCAGCCGGCGAGCAGGATCGGCGCGCGTGAGGAGTTTCTCGCGTCGCCGCGGCTCGACAACCTGAGCTCGACCTTCGCGGGCCTGGTCGCGCTCATCGAGACCGAGCCGGCGCCCGGCACGATCTCCGTGTTTGCCTCCTTCGACCACGAGGAGCTCGGCTCGGAGACGCGCTCAGGTGCGGCAGGGCCGTTCCTGGAGGACGTTCTCGTGCGCTTGCGTGCCGGGCTCGGCGCGACGCCGGATGAGGCCGCACGCGCGCTCGCAGCGTCGTGGTGCCTGTCGGCGGATGCGGGGCACTCGGTGCACCCGAACTATCAGGAGAAGCACGACCCGAACGTGCGCCCGCTCGCGGGCAACGGGCCGATGCTGAAGGTCAACGCGAACCAGCGCTACGCGAGCGATGCGCACGGCGCAGCGCTCTGGCAGCGCGCGTGCGAGGCGGCAGGGGTCCAGACGCAGGAGTTCGTGTCGAACAACACGGTTCCGTGCGGCTCGACGATCGGCCCGATCACGGCAACGAGGATCGGGATCCGCACCGTCGACGTCGGCGTTCCGCTGCTCTCGATGCACTCGGCTCGCGAGCTCGCGCACGTGGACGACCTGCACGGACTCGCCCGCGCAATCGGCGCGTTCTACGCTGGCGCGTAG